In Kangiella koreensis DSM 16069, a single window of DNA contains:
- a CDS encoding phospholipase A produces MKSKTLFLVCAIFLILSPVAGFAANEQEQQDLNSEEKEVAAKDKKDIFDHSKETLQGVKEDYDRCILQEFDKRDKETPISEIQAYCSKDSNLAIYRPSKELLPDDSFTQGSQDDSGKPETEDSDVIKKRLRLEYRASDNRFAILPHKPNYLLPVTFNNRPNQASLDAIGEDREVDNIEVKFQVSFKTPIWEEAFGENSALFFAYTGQSYWQAYNSDVSSPFRETNHEPEVFASWATDWKVGGWQIPIFSTGVSHQSNGQSGLKSRSWNRLYARIAFEKDRWVVLFNPWWRIPEERKDDPLQPDGDDNPDIDDYMGYFELYTAYKWDEQNFGVMIRNNLRSDNKGAVQLDWTFPLDDDGKLRGYVQYFNGYGESLIDYNRHVNRLGVGFVLTDWL; encoded by the coding sequence ATGAAGTCTAAGACTTTATTTTTAGTTTGCGCGATATTCTTAATATTAAGTCCTGTTGCTGGCTTTGCTGCAAATGAGCAAGAGCAGCAGGATCTCAATTCTGAAGAAAAAGAAGTGGCGGCTAAAGACAAAAAGGACATTTTCGATCATTCCAAAGAAACCTTGCAGGGTGTGAAAGAGGATTATGATCGATGTATCTTGCAAGAATTTGACAAGCGCGATAAAGAAACTCCGATATCGGAAATTCAGGCGTATTGTTCTAAAGACAGCAATTTAGCTATTTATCGTCCCAGCAAAGAGTTGCTTCCTGATGATAGTTTCACACAAGGAAGTCAAGACGACTCAGGAAAACCTGAAACAGAAGACTCTGATGTCATTAAGAAACGATTACGACTGGAGTACCGCGCCAGTGATAATCGTTTTGCAATCTTGCCCCATAAACCAAACTATTTGTTGCCAGTGACGTTTAATAATAGGCCTAACCAAGCCAGTTTGGATGCAATTGGGGAAGATCGAGAAGTCGATAATATCGAGGTGAAGTTTCAGGTAAGTTTTAAAACTCCTATTTGGGAAGAGGCATTTGGTGAGAATAGTGCACTCTTCTTTGCTTATACCGGCCAGTCTTACTGGCAAGCATACAATTCTGATGTGTCCAGCCCATTTCGCGAAACTAATCATGAGCCGGAAGTATTTGCTTCCTGGGCTACCGATTGGAAGGTTGGAGGCTGGCAAATTCCAATATTCTCAACAGGTGTCTCGCATCAGTCTAATGGTCAAAGCGGATTAAAATCACGTAGCTGGAATCGACTGTATGCGCGAATAGCTTTTGAAAAAGACCGCTGGGTTGTACTGTTTAATCCTTGGTGGCGAATTCCGGAAGAGCGTAAAGATGACCCCTTACAACCTGATGGCGATGACAACCCTGATATAGACGATTACATGGGCTACTTCGAGCTGTATACCGCTTATAAATGGGATGAGCAAAACTTTGGAGTTATGATTAGAAATAACCTGCGCAGTGATAACAAAGGTGCTGTACAGTTAGACTGGACTTTTCCGCTAGATGACGATGGTAAGCTGCGTGGTTACGTTCAGTATTTCAATGGGTATGGAGAGAGCTTGATCGATTACAACCGTCATGTGAACCGCTTGGGTGTTGGGTTTGTGCTGACGGATTGGCTGTAA